The Oryctolagus cuniculus chromosome 13, mOryCun1.1, whole genome shotgun sequence sequence CATTAAATAAACACTTGGTGAAGTATGCataaatatttcttcatataAACATAACATGAAATTAAATAGTTCAGATACACAGACACCACTGAGTACACTTCCACTGTTGTCAAAGTCATCTGTAAACACCAACTCACACTGAATACAAAAGCAGCTTCTACCCCCACTCTGGGTTCATGACAAGGATGCCCTGTACAAAGGTGAGATTTCTCCAcggccctcccccctccctccccgccctctCCCCACACAGCCCCAAAGGAAAAGGAGGAACCCCAACATCTACAGCAGCAACAACGACAGAACAGCAgcaccccatcccctcccccaaatAAAACATGTAGCGTTTGGTCAATTCAAAgtagaatgcaaaaaaaatttttttttcaaaaatgaaaataaatcagtctGAAGTAATATTTTCCAAAGAATAATTCTTTAGAAGTCATGCAGCTTACTAGACCCCACCTATTCCTGGGTGAAGGTACACAGTGAACATCAGAAAGCCCTGGCCACAGCTAAATAACAAAAGGGTTAAGCCCTGTCTCCTAGGAGGTGCCAGGGTGCAAGAGGTTGAATACAATGTGTTCTCCTTCATCCCCCCCTTACAATATCTCTTCTGTTTTGCCATAAATATTGCTGTGTGTGACATTCAAATATGACACCACTACTAAGTTTCAAACCATTTAGAGAGCAGAAAATTTGTTTTGTTGGATGGTTGAATTCATACATGTGAGTGTGGTTCATTTTTTGAGCTCAGAGGGGCCCTGATTGAGCTCTGTGGAGAGAAGATCAGTAAGGGAGTTTGCCTACACTCAGAATCTAGTCAAGCCCTGGGACTCACTGACTCACAGGCTGTCTTTTCCGTACAGACCTGCTgggaaggcctggctgctctctgctggaATTTTCTTCAGGGTCATTTCTGGAAAACAGCTCCCGTTCCAAAAAACAAGGAAACTgggtttatttcacttttatgtgTATTAGGATCCTAGAAAAACTTCAATTCCCAAAGTACTGAAAGCATAGACTGCAGGAATAATTTGCCAGTTCAGTGTTTCCCATGATATTATATACActatgtgtgtgcgtgcaaaactcacacatatatatatgtatatatacttatgTAGTTTTATTTGTACGAAACTTGAACTGCACAAAACAGTACTTTGCAAGAATCAGTCCACAAATAGAGTTTAACATCACACCAAAGGAAAGACAGGAATCTCTACAGGGACCAGAAGGTTCAGCTCTGCAACACATGAAATCATTTCAGAACCACAGATTCACTAGCCTGCTGTGTTCCACGTGGGATCTGGATCGACTCTCTTGAGATCCTTGGGAAGAACGTGGCAACTGGGCCTGCTATGCTCATCTGAGATTCCAGAGCTAATGGGAATGAAAAAACCCAGGCAATTCAATTCGGGTGTATAATTGCTGTGAAGCaatatattttttcctctttaagaaaaacacataaagtctatttcagaataattttctttatattcagtagtacgcttttttttttttgctggatcGATATTTGATTTTCATATTAAAGTGGGTCTATTCAATGGATCAGTAAACAGACAGCTTCTTTCACatctgggtgataaaaatgttttatgtcaTCACCAGAGATAACCCCCACCCGCACCTCACTTATCCTAAGGTCTGTGGGTTGATGTGTGCATTTTGTCACTGCTATCAATAAAACCTCATTCTATAAGGCCTGCTCAGGCACGCGCTTGTGAAAAATGACCGACTGTCTTTGCTGGTACTGCTGCTTGCGCCGCTTCCTCTTGTCACACTGGCACAGCAGCAGCATCTTGAACGTGGTTCTGAATGTTTTGTTGCACAGGGCATAGCACACGGGGTTCACGGTGCTGTTGATGTAGCACAGCCAGTAGCCCAGATTCCAATAAGTTTTGGGTATGCAGCTGTCACAAAAGGTGTTCACCAGAACCATGATATTGTAGGGGGTCCAGGTGATGATGAAGGCAAGCAAGATCGCGCTGAGGGTCTGGGCTGCCTTCTTCTCCTTGATGAGAGACATCCGTTTCCGTTTCGTGATCTGACTTCTAGTCTTCAGAGCAAATCTCTTGGCCAGAGTGGCTTCCTTGAAGGACAGAGGTAGAGTGGCCGTGGTCTTACCCACTGAGGAGTTGACATCTGAAGTCTTGTCTGTGTCCACGGCTGACTCTAACTGAATGGGAATCTTTGAGAAGCTTTTTTGAAAACTGCCTCCATCATCTACGCTCTTCTGAGACTGAAGCTTGTTGGTTTTCCTCTCCACAtcccctgtccccagctcctcctcggaCACCTGCAGGTTGTCTGTTGAGGGTAACTTGGTAGAGTTGAGAATGGTGCTGTGACCGGGCAGCTTGAGCACAATTGAGTAGATGGCTCTCGTCTCAGAGCCAATGTCCTCCTCGTCGGAGGAGGCAGAGTtttccagggaggcagcagcatcGTTGTTGTtccagctgtcactgctgctgtgGTCTTGGTCCATTTGCTCAGCACTGGGCTTCCAGCTCTTGGTTGTGAACCAGAAGTGGCAGCGGCCATACTTTCTCCTGGAAGAGTGTCTCATGCTTTGCTGCTGTAGCTCATAGCTGCTGCAGCTTCGGGAACTGCCTGTAGGATGCACAAAgttctccacctctgcctctgtccccgAGGCTTGCAGCCCAGCAAGCTCTTTGGTACGTTTTTCAGTTTCCTTATAGATCCTCCAGTATAAAATAGTCATAATAGTGACAGGCATATAAAAGGCAGCGATAGCCGTGCCGAAGGTGATGGTAGGCTCACTGAGGAACTGAATGAAACATTCCCCTGGGGGCACAGTTCTCTTCCCCACAAAGTACTGCCAGAAcaagatggcaggagcccaaaggaCAAAGGAGATGACCCAAGCTAGACCAATCatcacaccagctctttttgttGTTCGTTTGGCTCGGTACGTGAGTGGCCTTGTGATGGAAAAGTACCTGTCAAAGCTAATGACCAGAAGATTCATGACAGAGGCATTGCTGGCCACGTAATCAATGGAAAGCCAGAGGTCACAGGCCAAGTTACCTAAAGCCCATCGGTTCATGATGATGTAGGTAGTAAACAGATTCATTGAAATGACCCCAATAATCAGATCAGCACAGGCCAGGCTTAAGAGGAAGTAGTTGTTGACCGTCTTCAGCTGCTTGTTGACCTTAAATGACACGATGACCAGGATATTGCCAATGATGGTCACCAAGGCCAGGAAGCCTGTTAAGAATGCGATGAAGACCACTTGCCAGAGGGTATGGCCTCCCAGAGGGTCACTGGTGGTACCATTTGGAGAGGAGAAATTCCCAGCTGCTCGAGAAACATTGTAGCTGCCAAAATGAGTGACTGTCCCTGGGGGCAGCCCTGCATCTGAGGGGCCGTGGATCCAGGAAGAGCTGATGTTTGGAAACAAAGGCGAGGTTGTACTGTTATTGTGCAAGGTCATTGTGACTCTCTGACATAGtctggggggagaaagagagaagatagGGAGTTAGGAAAGGTTCTGCCTTCATTTGATATGTTCTTGGTACTAACACATGAAAcgacatggaagacctcttcttgAAACCAAATGTGAAGTTCATTCTCTTAAAGGTGATCAGTCTAGGGCAAACAGAGACTGATTTGTTTAAGAGAGTACAATTAGCTAGTGTCATGCATTGAACATTGTGcctttttccacatttttaaacatattccATGATGGAATATAATGTGGATATCAAGGAAAATCATCCCTCCTGCTCTTATTTTGTAAAGGGGAAAAATATCAGATGTTTATATGACACTTGTTCAACATAGCATTATCATTATGCTACTTGGTAAACTAATTTGATCCATTTGCATTTTATACACCTGAACATTTACCTATCCACGGCTTAAGACTTGAACAAATTTAAGGTAATGCCAACCATTTA is a genomic window containing:
- the CHRM3 gene encoding muscarinic acetylcholine receptor M3, whose protein sequence is MTLHNNSTTSPLFPNISSSWIHGPSDAGLPPGTVTHFGSYNVSRAAGNFSSPNGTTSDPLGGHTLWQVVFIAFLTGFLALVTIIGNILVIVSFKVNKQLKTVNNYFLLSLACADLIIGVISMNLFTTYIIMNRWALGNLACDLWLSIDYVASNASVMNLLVISFDRYFSITRPLTYRAKRTTKRAGVMIGLAWVISFVLWAPAILFWQYFVGKRTVPPGECFIQFLSEPTITFGTAIAAFYMPVTIMTILYWRIYKETEKRTKELAGLQASGTEAEVENFVHPTGSSRSCSSYELQQQSMRHSSRRKYGRCHFWFTTKSWKPSAEQMDQDHSSSDSWNNNDAAASLENSASSDEEDIGSETRAIYSIVLKLPGHSTILNSTKLPSTDNLQVSEEELGTGDVERKTNKLQSQKSVDDGGSFQKSFSKIPIQLESAVDTDKTSDVNSSVGKTTATLPLSFKEATLAKRFALKTRSQITKRKRMSLIKEKKAAQTLSAILLAFIITWTPYNIMVLVNTFCDSCIPKTYWNLGYWLCYINSTVNPVCYALCNKTFRTTFKMLLLCQCDKRKRRKQQYQQRQSVIFHKRVPEQAL